One genomic segment of Aquipluma nitroreducens includes these proteins:
- a CDS encoding exo-beta-N-acetylmuramidase NamZ family protein, whose product MKLLRSSICVFVLVLVVVAASAQTGIKTGAEQTEKYLPLLKGKRVAIVANQTSVIGKTLVVDSLKSLKINIVKIFGPEHGFRGTASAGAVVADSVDAKTGIREISLYGKKNKPSKADLADVDLVIFDIQDVGARFYTYINLLAKVMESCAENSKELLILDRPNPNGFSVDGPILDMKLKSGIGMFPIPITHGMTIGELAQMYNGEGWLANREKCKIKVIRVANYSHDMEYVLPIAPSPNLNSQQSILLYPSLCLFEGTIISQGRGTHFPFTVLGNPDLKGKYEFSFTPVSIKGMSETPLHQNKVCYGIDLRKYDTVELRKTGQINLSWIIDMYQAYPFKEKFFDYKQSNQMGNFDKLAGVTALKELIIAGKSEKEIRNSWKPELAEFKILRKKYLLYK is encoded by the coding sequence ATGAAATTACTTCGATCATCCATTTGTGTTTTCGTACTTGTGCTAGTTGTAGTTGCTGCATCGGCACAAACCGGAATTAAAACTGGAGCTGAACAAACCGAAAAATACCTTCCCTTGCTGAAAGGCAAACGGGTTGCCATTGTTGCCAATCAGACTTCAGTTATTGGGAAAACATTGGTGGTTGATAGTTTAAAATCGTTGAAAATAAATATTGTAAAGATTTTTGGTCCTGAACATGGATTTCGCGGGACAGCTAGCGCTGGCGCTGTTGTTGCTGATAGCGTGGATGCCAAAACCGGAATTCGGGAAATTTCGCTTTACGGTAAAAAGAACAAACCCTCGAAAGCCGATCTGGCCGACGTCGATCTGGTAATTTTTGATATTCAGGATGTAGGTGCTAGATTTTACACATACATCAACCTTTTGGCAAAGGTGATGGAATCGTGTGCCGAAAACAGCAAGGAGTTGCTCATTCTGGATCGGCCAAATCCAAATGGGTTCAGCGTTGACGGCCCGATTTTGGATATGAAGTTGAAATCAGGAATCGGTATGTTTCCGATTCCGATAACACATGGAATGACCATTGGTGAATTGGCTCAAATGTATAATGGCGAAGGTTGGCTGGCGAATCGTGAGAAATGTAAGATTAAAGTGATCCGGGTAGCCAATTATTCGCACGATATGGAATATGTATTACCAATTGCGCCTTCTCCAAATTTGAATAGCCAACAATCGATACTCTTGTATCCATCGTTGTGTTTGTTCGAAGGTACGATAATCAGTCAGGGTAGGGGAACTCATTTCCCTTTTACCGTGCTTGGCAATCCTGATTTGAAAGGGAAATACGAATTTTCCTTCACACCGGTCAGCATTAAAGGAATGAGTGAAACACCGTTACATCAGAATAAAGTCTGTTATGGCATTGATTTAAGGAAATATGACACTGTCGAGCTTCGTAAGACCGGTCAAATAAATCTTTCGTGGATTATCGATATGTATCAGGCATACCCGTTTAAAGAAAAATTCTTCGATTATAAACAGAGCAACCAAATGGGAAATTTCGATAAACTCGCCGGGGTTACAGCCTTGAAAGAGCTGATTATTGCCGGGAAATCTGAAAAGGAAATCCGAAATTCCTGGAAACCGGAATTAGCCGAGTTCAAAATACTTCGCAAAAAGTACTTGTTATACAAGTAG
- a CDS encoding SusC/RagA family TonB-linked outer membrane protein — MKKTVVLIFILCMIVQLTMAQKRSVSGVIREKSTNETLPGVSVLEKGTKNGTITNVDGKYEISVNEGATLVVSYIGLKTQEVKVGNSSTINVNLESSVEQIDEIEVRVGYGSQKKANLTGAVANVDTKELEARPIADVGRGLQGMTPGLSVVIPSGEIGSDPIMKIRGQFGSLKGGASPLILLDNVEIPSIQMVNPDDIESISVLKDAASSSIYGAKAAFGVILITSKKGAKTESVNVSYSGNLSFQNISKKMEMGGIDALEYSVSAFERVGGTVAGAFWQVTREGYEKAKVWQQKYAGVVKPNDPMLYGRDWYVDANGRKIGLRTYDPYDYMIKEWTPTQTHNLSVNGRSGKTDYNIGFGYLDQTGMIKPAKKDDFKRYNGSIRVGTDVTNWLRVTAGAMYSKRNKQYAYATSSTTADPWLYLYRWSALYPMTTEDGDPLRSPAFEMAAANTAFQETNYTSLNGGVVITPLKDWKINFDYTHANQEYITKRPGTRFTARDTWSSAIAKNDANGNRIYMNDAGEVVNSTDPGAMAAYQLAMSTYTGIGANPDHVYRYAKNDQWNTTNLNTTYDLTVNDFHKFKFMAGMNSVSWVNAYNWTQTTQLVDYTNPQFDLAYGTQTGSGGEYWESQLGFFGRVNYSYKEKYLLEGNLRYDGTSKFPTAMKWRYFPSFSLGWRINEETWMEWSKSFLSALKARGSWGTIGDQSVPGSLYVPTMTGATNNWLVGGARVYQFGTPGAVSSSVTWQDITTLDLGLDARMFNSELGASFDWYRRDTENMIVPLEGIPVTYGTGAPQSNYGSLRTNGIEVQLDYNHRFKNGIGINLVATLADSKTTITKYGTTNSIDNWYVGKTYGEIWGYETDRLYQKSDFSYDSAGKLIKVTSKDGYKVNQLADANSATQGRLQAGNFVFGPGDVKFKDLNGDGVINPGNRLIKNANGDPDYGDLKVIGNNTPRYEYSFRAGMDYKGFDASIFIQGVGKRDVWGDGFLAIPGYNSSDGAMPQAIAGDFWREDRTDAFYPAPYNQAGSGTTLNMQVQSRYLLNMAYLRIKNITVGYSLPSSMLKKIYVSKLRVYAALENFFTFDHLRNLPIDPEAINGYSLWNTDNYNLGRTGVGVPTFKSASVGLQLNF; from the coding sequence ATGAAAAAAACGGTAGTATTAATCTTTATTTTGTGTATGATTGTCCAGTTGACAATGGCACAAAAACGGTCAGTTTCCGGAGTAATTCGGGAAAAATCGACCAACGAAACGCTTCCTGGTGTTTCGGTTCTTGAGAAAGGAACTAAAAATGGAACCATTACTAATGTTGACGGCAAGTATGAAATTTCTGTTAACGAAGGAGCAACCTTGGTTGTTAGTTACATTGGTTTGAAGACTCAGGAAGTGAAAGTGGGCAATTCTTCTACAATTAATGTTAATCTTGAATCGTCGGTTGAACAAATTGATGAAATTGAGGTAAGAGTTGGTTATGGAAGCCAAAAGAAAGCAAATCTTACTGGTGCTGTGGCTAATGTCGATACAAAGGAGCTGGAAGCCAGGCCTATCGCCGACGTTGGTCGTGGTCTTCAGGGTATGACCCCCGGACTAAGTGTAGTAATTCCAAGTGGTGAAATTGGATCAGACCCAATCATGAAGATTCGCGGTCAGTTCGGTTCTCTAAAGGGAGGAGCTTCTCCATTGATTCTGTTGGATAACGTCGAAATTCCATCCATTCAGATGGTTAATCCTGATGATATTGAATCAATTTCGGTATTGAAAGATGCTGCATCTTCATCTATTTACGGAGCAAAAGCGGCATTTGGTGTAATCCTGATTACCTCTAAAAAAGGAGCTAAAACTGAAAGTGTAAATGTTTCATATTCAGGAAACCTTTCTTTTCAAAACATTTCCAAGAAAATGGAAATGGGCGGAATTGATGCTTTGGAATATTCTGTAAGCGCTTTCGAGCGTGTTGGTGGTACTGTGGCTGGTGCATTTTGGCAAGTTACACGCGAAGGTTATGAAAAGGCAAAAGTGTGGCAGCAGAAATATGCAGGTGTTGTAAAACCTAACGATCCGATGTTATATGGACGCGACTGGTATGTTGATGCAAATGGTCGTAAGATTGGCTTGAGAACCTATGATCCTTATGATTATATGATTAAGGAATGGACCCCAACTCAGACTCATAACCTTTCGGTAAACGGTAGAAGTGGAAAGACTGATTATAACATTGGGTTTGGATATTTGGATCAAACTGGTATGATTAAACCAGCAAAGAAGGATGATTTTAAACGTTATAATGGATCGATTCGTGTTGGTACCGACGTGACGAACTGGTTACGTGTTACTGCTGGTGCGATGTATTCGAAACGTAATAAGCAATATGCATATGCTACGAGCTCAACTACCGCTGATCCATGGTTGTATTTATATCGTTGGTCGGCACTCTATCCAATGACGACCGAAGACGGTGATCCACTCAGAAGTCCTGCATTTGAGATGGCTGCAGCCAATACTGCATTTCAGGAAACAAACTATACTAGTCTGAATGGTGGAGTGGTTATTACTCCTTTGAAAGACTGGAAAATCAATTTTGATTATACACATGCTAATCAGGAGTACATTACCAAGAGACCTGGAACACGTTTTACAGCCCGCGATACATGGTCTTCAGCAATTGCTAAAAATGATGCCAATGGTAACCGAATTTATATGAATGATGCTGGCGAAGTGGTTAATTCAACTGATCCAGGAGCAATGGCTGCTTACCAGTTAGCTATGTCAACTTATACCGGAATTGGCGCAAATCCTGATCACGTATATCGTTACGCAAAAAATGATCAGTGGAATACGACTAACCTGAATACCACCTATGATTTGACAGTGAATGATTTTCATAAATTCAAATTTATGGCCGGTATGAATAGTGTGAGTTGGGTAAATGCTTACAATTGGACACAGACTACTCAATTGGTTGATTACACAAACCCACAATTCGACCTTGCTTATGGGACGCAAACTGGTAGTGGTGGTGAATATTGGGAATCTCAATTGGGTTTCTTTGGTCGTGTAAACTATAGCTATAAGGAAAAATACCTATTGGAAGGTAACTTGAGGTACGATGGGACTTCCAAATTTCCGACTGCAATGAAGTGGCGTTATTTCCCTTCATTCTCATTGGGATGGCGTATAAATGAAGAAACCTGGATGGAATGGTCTAAATCGTTTTTAAGTGCATTGAAAGCCCGTGGATCATGGGGAACTATTGGTGACCAATCGGTTCCTGGATCTCTTTATGTTCCAACAATGACTGGAGCGACTAACAACTGGTTAGTTGGAGGTGCGAGAGTTTATCAATTTGGTACACCAGGTGCTGTTTCTTCTTCAGTTACCTGGCAGGATATTACTACTCTTGATTTAGGACTTGACGCCCGCATGTTTAACAGTGAACTTGGCGCTTCGTTCGACTGGTACAGACGTGACACAGAAAACATGATTGTGCCTTTGGAAGGTATTCCTGTCACTTATGGCACCGGCGCTCCACAGAGCAACTACGGTTCATTGAGAACAAATGGTATTGAGGTTCAGTTAGATTACAATCACCGTTTCAAAAATGGTATTGGTATTAATTTGGTCGCCACTTTGGCCGATTCGAAAACAACAATTACAAAATATGGTACAACCAATAGCATCGACAATTGGTATGTTGGTAAAACTTACGGAGAAATCTGGGGATATGAAACCGACAGGTTGTATCAAAAAAGTGATTTTTCATACGATAGCGCTGGTAAATTAATTAAAGTAACCTCTAAAGACGGTTATAAGGTAAATCAATTGGCAGATGCTAATTCAGCTACTCAGGGAAGACTTCAGGCTGGTAATTTTGTATTTGGCCCTGGCGATGTTAAGTTCAAAGATTTAAATGGCGATGGTGTTATTAATCCAGGTAATCGGTTGATCAAAAATGCAAATGGCGATCCTGATTATGGCGATTTAAAAGTAATTGGAAACAATACTCCACGTTATGAATACAGTTTCCGTGCTGGCATGGATTATAAAGGATTTGATGCTTCAATCTTTATTCAGGGCGTTGGGAAACGCGATGTTTGGGGCGATGGATTCCTTGCCATTCCTGGCTATAATTCTTCTGATGGCGCCATGCCACAAGCTATTGCAGGCGATTTCTGGAGAGAAGACCGTACTGACGCTTTTTATCCGGCTCCTTATAATCAAGCAGGAAGTGGTACAACTTTAAATATGCAGGTTCAGTCAAGATATTTGCTTAACATGGCTTATCTGCGTATCAAGAATATTACAGTAGGTTACAGCTTACCTTCAAGTATGCTGAAGAAAATTTATGTTTCGAAATTGCGTGTTTATGCAGCTTTGGAAAATTTCTTCACATTTGATCATCTTCGAAATCTTCCAATAGATCCTGAAGCAATTAATGGATATTCATTATGGAATACGGATAACTATAATCTGGGTCGCACTGGAGTTGGCGTTCCTACATTTAAGAGTGCGTCAGTAGGTCTTCAATTGAACTTCTAA
- a CDS encoding exo-beta-N-acetylmuramidase NamZ family protein: MKNKVVFLFAIFLFLTTFAFGASNVKTGIEVLRESGFKILQGKRVGLITNPTGVDSQLKSTVDILNEASGVKLVALYGPEHGVRGDVYAGDKVETTIDRQTGVPVYSLYGKTRKPTAEMLKDVDVLVYDIQDIGCRSYTFISTMGLAMEAAAENNIELVVLDRPNPIGGLKVEGNITEDKFVSFVSQFKIPYLYGLTCGELAKMLNGEKMLDKQCKLTVVPMKGWKRNMTFDQTKLPWVLTSPHVPHATSAYYYAASGILGEFSFMSIGVGYTLPFQIFAKDSIDGSALSKRLNDLHLPGVLFRPIFLKPYYAVGQGKNYSGVQFYLTDYKKVRLTEIQFYVMQEMANLYPDKKCFGAATENRFDMFDKVCGSDQIRLLMSKNMKVDDMLAYWRKDETAFRKLSMKYWLYK, from the coding sequence ATGAAGAACAAAGTCGTTTTCTTGTTTGCTATATTTCTATTCCTGACAACTTTCGCTTTTGGAGCATCAAATGTGAAAACAGGCATTGAGGTACTTCGCGAAAGTGGTTTTAAAATATTACAGGGGAAACGTGTTGGCTTAATTACCAACCCAACTGGCGTTGATTCACAATTAAAGTCAACTGTTGATATCCTGAATGAAGCTTCCGGAGTGAAGTTGGTTGCCCTTTATGGCCCGGAACATGGTGTTCGTGGCGATGTTTATGCTGGCGACAAGGTAGAGACGACAATTGACCGACAGACTGGAGTGCCTGTTTATTCTCTCTACGGAAAAACTAGGAAGCCGACTGCCGAAATGTTGAAAGATGTTGACGTGCTGGTTTACGACATTCAGGATATAGGTTGCCGTTCGTACACGTTCATCAGCACAATGGGGCTGGCCATGGAAGCTGCCGCCGAAAATAACATTGAACTGGTTGTTCTCGATCGCCCCAATCCCATTGGCGGACTGAAAGTGGAAGGAAATATCACCGAAGATAAATTTGTTTCGTTTGTTAGCCAATTTAAAATTCCATACCTCTACGGGCTTACTTGCGGCGAATTGGCAAAAATGCTGAACGGAGAAAAAATGCTTGATAAACAGTGTAAATTGACCGTTGTGCCCATGAAAGGCTGGAAGCGAAACATGACTTTTGATCAGACCAAATTGCCTTGGGTTTTGACATCACCGCATGTTCCGCACGCAACATCGGCTTATTATTATGCTGCATCGGGCATTTTAGGCGAGTTCAGTTTTATGTCGATAGGAGTGGGCTACACGCTTCCTTTTCAGATTTTCGCCAAAGATTCGATTGATGGATCAGCACTATCGAAACGATTGAACGACTTGCATTTGCCGGGCGTTTTGTTTCGTCCCATATTCCTGAAACCATATTATGCCGTTGGGCAAGGTAAAAACTATTCAGGAGTACAATTTTACCTGACCGATTATAAAAAGGTACGGTTGACCGAAATCCAGTTTTACGTGATGCAAGAAATGGCTAACCTGTATCCTGATAAAAAATGTTTTGGTGCGGCAACCGAGAATCGTTTCGACATGTTTGACAAAGTTTGCGGATCAGATCAAATCAGGTTACTGATGTCGAAAAATATGAAGGTGGATGACATGCTCGCTTATTGGCGTAAGGACGAAACCGCATTTCGGAAGCTTTCGATGAAATATTGGTTGTACAAATAA
- a CDS encoding RagB/SusD family nutrient uptake outer membrane protein: MKKYIFILLAVVSLVFSSCDDYLDKPSLTTMNDANYWTNENNLRLFANGFYTNYFVGYNSGFTVDYAPLRGYYFADDFATSGKQINFETQAPESRYPTTTNQELAEWLVTYAGPTWNFSWVRKSNLFLERIEAMKDKQITTSVYQHWSAVARFFRGFEYSRLVSVFGDVPYFDKVIGDSELDLMFKDRDSRTVVMDKVYDDFAYVLDNMRLSDGNAQYLNKYIAAGFISRFMLFEGTWQKYHLNNTEKAKKYLDLAVKAADLVMKSGKYSFTSDFRSLFGSQDLANNKEVILYRAYDAAVSPAVTHAIASYSNLYESQSTAPNLKLAKSFVCTDGKPYKLSDVANADKLDIKNMVATRDPRFEATFWDAPKKESGTLLYACKFIDREGVKQYPGPYTPMYGSSTNTNDAPVMRLAEVVLNWIEAKAELATMGGGAVVQADIDASINAIRSRPLDATAIAKGIKKTAALSLASLPDDPDRDSDVPALIWEIRRERRMEFVFEHTRLMDIKRWKKIDYMKNTDPDNLLGLWINFQTEFPEFLVASKKDKLKVKKTDGTVVTYDGTNGADMVGYYVPENVSNRDAFTDRVYLAPVGNTQISEYKIKGYTLTQTPGW; encoded by the coding sequence ATGAAAAAGTATATATTCATTTTATTAGCAGTAGTTTCCCTCGTTTTTAGCAGTTGTGATGATTACCTCGACAAACCATCATTAACAACTATGAATGATGCTAACTACTGGACAAACGAGAATAACCTTCGTTTATTTGCGAACGGTTTTTACACCAACTACTTTGTTGGTTATAATTCAGGTTTCACGGTTGACTATGCGCCTCTCCGTGGCTATTATTTTGCCGATGATTTTGCGACTTCAGGAAAACAGATCAATTTTGAAACCCAGGCTCCTGAATCACGTTATCCAACAACAACAAATCAGGAATTAGCTGAATGGTTGGTTACCTATGCCGGCCCAACCTGGAATTTTTCATGGGTTCGGAAATCCAACCTGTTCCTCGAAAGGATCGAAGCAATGAAAGATAAACAGATTACGACCAGCGTTTATCAGCATTGGAGCGCCGTTGCACGTTTTTTTAGGGGATTTGAATACAGTCGTTTGGTTAGTGTATTTGGCGATGTGCCTTATTTCGATAAGGTGATTGGCGATTCGGAACTTGATTTGATGTTCAAAGACCGGGACAGCAGAACTGTGGTTATGGACAAGGTGTACGACGATTTTGCATATGTTTTGGATAATATGCGACTTTCTGACGGAAATGCTCAGTATTTAAATAAATACATTGCTGCAGGCTTTATTTCACGGTTTATGTTGTTTGAGGGAACCTGGCAAAAGTATCATTTGAATAATACCGAAAAGGCAAAAAAATATCTTGATCTGGCTGTAAAAGCTGCCGATCTGGTCATGAAATCAGGCAAATATTCTTTTACCAGCGATTTCCGTTCACTTTTCGGATCTCAGGATTTAGCTAACAACAAGGAAGTGATTCTTTACAGAGCTTATGATGCAGCTGTATCGCCGGCTGTAACACACGCTATCGCTTCTTACTCCAATTTATATGAAAGCCAGAGTACAGCGCCAAACTTAAAATTAGCTAAATCATTTGTTTGTACCGATGGTAAACCATACAAATTATCAGACGTCGCAAATGCCGATAAATTGGACATCAAAAATATGGTTGCTACCCGTGATCCTCGTTTTGAAGCAACATTCTGGGATGCACCTAAAAAAGAGTCAGGTACATTGTTGTATGCTTGTAAATTCATTGATCGTGAGGGTGTGAAGCAATATCCAGGGCCTTATACACCAATGTATGGTTCGAGTACAAATACGAACGACGCACCTGTAATGCGTTTGGCTGAAGTGGTTTTAAACTGGATTGAAGCTAAAGCTGAATTGGCTACTATGGGTGGTGGTGCTGTTGTTCAGGCCGATATTGATGCTTCGATTAATGCAATTCGCAGTCGTCCGCTTGATGCCACTGCAATCGCAAAAGGTATTAAAAAAACAGCTGCTTTATCATTGGCCAGTCTTCCTGATGATCCTGATCGTGACTCTGATGTTCCAGCACTGATTTGGGAAATCCGCCGCGAACGTCGCATGGAGTTTGTTTTCGAGCACACTCGTCTGATGGATATTAAACGTTGGAAGAAGATCGATTACATGAAAAATACAGATCCTGACAACCTTCTGGGTTTATGGATTAATTTTCAGACTGAATTTCCTGAATTCCTTGTAGCTTCGAAAAAAGATAAATTAAAGGTAAAAAAGACTGATGGTACTGTTGTCACATACGATGGAACCAATGGTGCTGATATGGTGGGTTATTACGTTCCTGAAAATGTTTCGAACAGGGATGCATTTACCGATAGGGTTTATTTGGCTCCGGTTGGAAATACCCAGATAAGCGAATACAAGATTAAGGGTTATACATTAACTCAAACTCCGGGTTGGTAG
- a CDS encoding serine hydrolase domain-containing protein — protein MKSITIRSISHPTYSLRIGLVLLFLSVFPVFGGALASCNWAKNQSDPEAELQKRRQIEASLTLLENRNNLIPFDRLDTLTIAALSVGDSIPTEFQHMLANYMKVDFYNLPKQFTAKDLTELTTNLKKYNLVIAGIHSIQKSELKGADDSWNGFEQLNDYLIREKTSVVCYFCDPKLASEVKSFGKPAGLIMAFQNDSLTQSLAAQMIFGGTGAKGKLQFDVWKDYHTGDGILIEKAVRLKYTIPEEVGIKTSELQNPIDSIVNDALDKKAFPGCNVLVAKDGEIIFRKAYGYETFERQMPAHPDDIYDLASVTKISGGLPGILKLYDERKIELDKPVANYYPDWKSSSSHKSDKSNVTVRELYTHQSGLVPFISFYKTTIKDGKPSPEWYTTTADEQHPLCVAQGMYLDKKFLRLVTDTIRKVPLKTRGKYVYSDLPLVITPQIVKNISGIDFREFVESNFYRPLGASELTYLPLQKFSRDRIVPTENDQYYRFQLLQGTVHDESAAVLGGISGNAGLFASANDLAKLMEMYLQLGLYGGKQYVSEATMKEFTRVQFPKSDNRRGLIFDKPALDNKRVKTKDAYPCAEASDESFGHSGYTGTFVWMDPKYNLLYIFLSNRVCPTRENTLISDLNVRTKILSAIYKSFGK, from the coding sequence ATGAAGTCAATCACTATAAGATCAATTTCTCACCCAACTTATTCGCTTCGTATCGGATTAGTTCTTCTTTTCCTATCAGTTTTTCCCGTCTTCGGTGGCGCTTTGGCTTCATGCAACTGGGCTAAAAACCAATCAGATCCGGAAGCCGAACTGCAAAAAAGGCGACAGATTGAAGCTTCATTGACCTTGCTCGAAAACAGAAATAACCTCATTCCGTTTGACCGGCTTGATACACTTACTATTGCAGCGCTTTCAGTGGGTGATAGTATTCCAACCGAATTTCAGCACATGCTGGCCAATTACATGAAGGTTGATTTTTATAACCTTCCGAAGCAGTTCACCGCCAAAGATTTAACCGAACTGACAACCAATTTGAAAAAATATAACCTGGTGATTGCTGGAATTCACTCTATTCAAAAAAGTGAATTGAAGGGTGCCGACGATAGTTGGAATGGGTTTGAGCAACTGAACGACTATTTAATTCGCGAAAAAACTTCGGTCGTTTGCTATTTCTGCGATCCGAAATTAGCCAGTGAAGTGAAGTCGTTTGGTAAACCTGCTGGTTTAATTATGGCTTTTCAAAATGACAGCCTGACCCAGTCGCTTGCTGCTCAAATGATATTCGGAGGTACAGGCGCAAAAGGTAAACTTCAATTTGACGTTTGGAAAGATTATCATACAGGAGATGGCATTTTGATTGAAAAGGCCGTGAGATTAAAATATACGATACCCGAAGAAGTAGGAATAAAAACATCAGAGTTGCAAAATCCAATTGATTCGATTGTAAACGATGCTTTGGATAAAAAAGCATTTCCGGGTTGTAATGTTTTGGTGGCTAAAGATGGTGAGATAATCTTCCGCAAAGCGTATGGCTACGAGACTTTTGAAAGGCAAATGCCGGCTCATCCCGACGATATTTACGATTTGGCTTCGGTAACTAAAATCAGCGGCGGACTGCCCGGAATCCTGAAATTGTACGACGAAAGAAAGATTGAATTGGACAAGCCTGTTGCCAACTATTACCCCGATTGGAAAAGCAGTTCGTCACACAAATCAGATAAATCGAATGTGACCGTTCGTGAATTATATACTCATCAATCGGGGTTGGTTCCATTTATCAGTTTTTATAAAACGACGATAAAAGATGGAAAACCATCGCCGGAATGGTACACAACAACCGCCGACGAACAACATCCGCTTTGTGTGGCTCAGGGAATGTATCTCGATAAAAAGTTCCTGAGATTGGTAACCGATACCATCCGAAAAGTGCCCCTGAAAACCCGTGGCAAATATGTGTATAGCGATCTCCCGTTGGTAATTACGCCACAGATTGTGAAAAATATTTCCGGAATTGATTTCCGGGAGTTTGTTGAAAGTAATTTTTACAGACCATTGGGCGCTTCAGAATTAACTTATTTGCCTTTGCAGAAATTCTCGCGCGATCGGATTGTTCCTACTGAGAATGATCAGTATTACCGTTTTCAGTTGTTACAAGGGACTGTTCACGATGAATCGGCTGCTGTTTTGGGCGGAATTTCGGGTAATGCCGGATTGTTTGCATCGGCCAACGATTTGGCAAAACTGATGGAGATGTACCTCCAGCTGGGATTGTACGGCGGAAAGCAATATGTGAGTGAAGCCACAATGAAAGAATTTACCCGGGTTCAGTTCCCCAAGAGTGATAACCGTCGTGGACTGATTTTCGATAAGCCAGCACTCGACAATAAAAGGGTGAAAACTAAAGATGCTTACCCTTGCGCGGAAGCGAGTGACGAAAGTTTTGGGCATTCTGGCTATACCGGAACCTTTGTTTGGATGGATCCCAAATACAATTTGTTGTATATTTTCCTTTCAAATAGGGTTTGTCCAACCCGCGAAAACACTCTGATCAGCGACCTAAATGTGCGCACTAAAATATTATCAGCTATTTATAAGAGTTTTGGAAAGTAA